A section of the Gemmatimonadales bacterium genome encodes:
- a CDS encoding helix-turn-helix domain-containing protein has protein sequence MSRSSSGGGNVSPADPRGGQKRRTRGALLATAARLIAMGQTPSVTEVADAADISRRTAYRYFPTQDQLLVEAALEGLRPEVETAVAAALPATTTALNDIEQAELQLAATVHVMHRLAVEHAALLRTMIRLTTGRTTGTRPVRGYRRIEWLTSAVSPVRARLGHRRFARLISALVSCVGMDSLFLLQDTQGLTPAAAERVTLWTAQALLAASVAEAERDR, from the coding sequence ATGTCCCGATCATCAAGTGGGGGTGGCAACGTTTCTCCGGCGGACCCGCGCGGCGGCCAGAAACGGCGCACCCGGGGCGCACTGCTGGCGACCGCAGCGCGGCTCATCGCCATGGGGCAGACGCCGTCGGTGACCGAAGTGGCCGATGCCGCCGACATCTCGCGGCGCACCGCCTATCGGTATTTCCCGACACAGGACCAGCTGCTGGTCGAAGCCGCGCTCGAGGGGCTGCGACCTGAAGTGGAAACCGCCGTCGCGGCCGCCCTGCCGGCAACGACCACCGCGCTGAACGATATCGAACAGGCTGAGCTGCAACTGGCCGCCACGGTGCACGTGATGCATCGCCTCGCGGTGGAGCACGCCGCGCTGCTGCGAACGATGATTCGGCTCACCACCGGGCGGACGACCGGAACCCGCCCGGTCCGCGGCTATCGTCGCATCGAATGGCTGACGTCAGCCGTCTCGCCCGTGCGCGCTCGACTCGGCCACCGGCGGTTCGCCCGGCTGATATCGGCCCTGGTTTCGTGCGTCGGGATGGATTCGCTCTTTCTGCTGCAGGACACTCAGGGCTTGACACCCGCTGCCGCCGAGCGGGTGACGCTCTGGACCGCGCAGGCACTGCTGGCGGCCAGCGTGGCAGAGGCGGAACGCGACAGATGA
- a CDS encoding DUF5602 domain-containing protein, which produces MTRNQKSAAATRVAAGVLAVATAIITIACSGDSATDQAPVTQYGTTVTVGNGIARSYLVLRNGTPIELGVALSQGALDGLPTAPQMGGYEYLLPLPAGNTTQYQVVGLNWNPTGHPPPMVYTVPHFDFHFYMQSLADRNAIDLSDPSFATKAANLPTADFRLAGYVADPPANAIPHMGLHWTDSNAPEFHGQAFTRTFITGSWNGQFTFFEPMVTRAYLLTDPNDSVPVASATERAISGYYPTAYRVSWDQTTTEWRIGLAGLTK; this is translated from the coding sequence ATGACCAGGAATCAGAAATCCGCGGCGGCAACACGTGTCGCTGCCGGTGTGCTCGCCGTGGCAACCGCCATCATCACGATCGCGTGTTCCGGAGACTCCGCCACCGATCAGGCTCCCGTGACTCAGTACGGGACTACCGTCACGGTGGGCAACGGCATCGCCCGGTCGTATCTCGTGCTGCGGAACGGCACGCCGATCGAGTTGGGAGTGGCGCTGAGTCAGGGCGCGCTGGACGGCCTGCCGACCGCACCCCAGATGGGCGGCTACGAGTATCTCCTACCGCTTCCGGCTGGCAACACGACGCAGTACCAGGTGGTGGGATTGAACTGGAACCCGACGGGCCATCCGCCGCCGATGGTGTACACCGTGCCGCATTTCGACTTCCACTTCTACATGCAATCGCTGGCGGACCGAAACGCCATCGATCTCTCGGATCCGTCCTTTGCCACCAAGGCCGCCAATCTGCCGACCGCCGACTTCCGTCTGGCCGGCTACGTTGCCGACCCTCCGGCGAACGCAATTCCACACATGGGCCTGCACTGGACCGACTCAAACGCCCCGGAATTCCACGGCCAGGCGTTTACGCGGACCTTCATCACGGGATCGTGGAACGGCCAATTCACCTTCTTCGAACCGATGGTGACGCGCGCCTATCTCCTGACCGATCCGAACGACTCAGTGCCGGTAGCGAGCGCCACCGAACGCGCCATCAGCGGGTATTATCCGACGGCGTACCGGGTCAGCTGGGATCAGACCACGACGGAATGGCGGATTGGGTTGGCAGGGCTCACCAAATAG
- a CDS encoding STAS domain-containing protein: MSTVQPQNRVLFAPENLGLATREGFREQANVLLDEMGAGRGQLVIDLAQTREIDSSGLSALVMIHRHATERRQRVVLSNVGAEIQFLLVLTKLDDLFVFAAEE; the protein is encoded by the coding sequence GTGTCGACCGTACAGCCCCAGAATCGGGTGCTGTTCGCACCAGAAAACCTCGGACTTGCGACCCGTGAGGGATTTCGCGAGCAGGCCAACGTCCTGCTCGACGAAATGGGCGCGGGGCGTGGCCAACTGGTGATCGACCTGGCGCAGACCCGCGAGATCGATTCGTCGGGGCTGAGCGCACTGGTGATGATCCATCGGCACGCGACCGAGCGCCGCCAGCGCGTGGTGCTGAGCAACGTCGGCGCCGAGATCCAGTTCCTCCTGGTCCTCACCAAGCTCGACGACCTCTTCGTCTTCGCCGCCGAGGAGTGA
- a CDS encoding heme exporter protein CcmB codes for MTFGRAVLAIAGKDLRIEWRHRTAFTSAVVFAVLVLVIFVFARDQGSVRLADVAPTVLWVMLALATVVTLNRAFLLEREHRALEGILLAPIPVVALFWGKWLGNLALVLVVELVAIPLWVLFFNVAPDTRILGIGVVAILASIGFTAPGTLFSAIAVRTRFAELLLPVLLLPFVIPPLFFAAQATVRLLEGAPAGELFGWLRLLALYDIAFLALASILFPAVIDQ; via the coding sequence ATGACGTTCGGTCGTGCCGTGCTGGCGATCGCCGGCAAGGATTTGCGGATCGAATGGCGACACCGCACCGCCTTCACCAGCGCCGTGGTGTTCGCGGTGCTGGTGCTGGTGATCTTCGTCTTCGCCCGAGACCAAGGGAGCGTGCGGCTCGCCGACGTGGCGCCGACGGTGCTCTGGGTGATGCTCGCCCTCGCGACGGTGGTGACGCTCAATCGCGCATTTCTCCTCGAGCGGGAGCATCGCGCCCTCGAGGGGATTCTCCTCGCACCGATTCCCGTCGTGGCGCTCTTCTGGGGAAAGTGGCTTGGGAACCTGGCGCTGGTGCTCGTGGTCGAACTGGTCGCGATTCCACTCTGGGTGCTCTTCTTCAACGTTGCGCCCGACACAAGAATCCTCGGCATCGGTGTCGTGGCGATCCTCGCATCGATCGGATTCACTGCACCCGGGACGTTGTTTTCGGCGATCGCGGTGCGGACGCGATTCGCCGAGCTCCTGCTGCCGGTGTTGTTGCTGCCGTTCGTCATTCCGCCGCTCTTCTTCGCGGCGCAGGCGACGGTGCGACTCCTCGAAGGTGCGCCGGCAGGGGAGCTTTTTGGCTGGCTTAGATTGCTGGCACTCTATGACATCGCATTCCTTGCGCTGGCCAGCATCCTCTTTCCCGCGGTGATCGACCAGTGA
- the ccsA gene encoding cytochrome c biogenesis protein CcsA, with the protein MTSGNNVDRVITRGRVITIVGLIGVAAVYVLSLGFTPPEANQGLAFKILYVHAPSAWAMETSFVMVGVTGALFLWLGDRRLDVFAEASATVGMVFGAILLLSGPIWGKTIWGAWWVWDPRLTFTLLLYLLFAGYFALRSSLRDPIERARFGAVIGIMGTVLVPFIHLTVYLFNSQHPMPVLMAPQKSPLPWVLLRPLLLSLVAFTVLYVGFVTTRYGIGLRRLAEEMRDAE; encoded by the coding sequence GTGACATCGGGGAACAATGTCGACCGTGTCATCACTCGCGGCCGCGTGATCACGATCGTGGGACTGATCGGAGTTGCCGCGGTCTACGTCCTCTCGCTCGGCTTCACGCCGCCCGAGGCGAACCAGGGACTCGCCTTCAAGATCCTCTACGTGCACGCGCCGTCGGCGTGGGCGATGGAAACGTCGTTCGTCATGGTCGGCGTGACGGGAGCACTCTTCCTCTGGCTGGGCGATCGGAGGCTCGACGTCTTCGCCGAAGCGTCGGCGACGGTCGGGATGGTCTTTGGCGCAATTTTGCTGCTGAGCGGACCGATCTGGGGGAAGACGATCTGGGGCGCGTGGTGGGTCTGGGATCCGCGGCTGACGTTCACGTTGCTGCTGTATTTGTTGTTCGCGGGTTACTTCGCGCTGCGCTCGTCGCTGCGCGATCCGATCGAGCGGGCGCGCTTCGGTGCGGTGATCGGAATCATGGGCACGGTGCTGGTCCCGTTCATTCATCTCACGGTGTACCTGTTCAACTCGCAGCATCCGATGCCGGTGCTGATGGCGCCGCAGAAATCGCCGTTGCCCTGGGTGCTATTGCGGCCGCTGCTGTTGTCGCTGGTGGCGTTCACCGTGCTGTACGTCGGCTTCGTGACCACGCGGTACGGCATCGGGCTGCGACGACTGGCGGAG
- the acs gene encoding acetate--CoA ligase, translated as MTDQLDTLLTEERRFPPSPAFAAKAQATAATYTAARTDRIGFWAAQAAELEWFTPWHTVLDWNPPHARWFLGGQLNASVSCLDRHLTGSKRDQAALLWEGERGDRRVLTYAQLHADVCRAANALRALGVKRGDRVAIYLPMIPEAAIAMLACARIGAVHSVVFGGFSAESLRDRINDAEAVCCITADGGFRRGQVVPLKKFADEALAECPTIRHCLVVQRGGDIDPAACPMTAGRDLWWHVAIDAQSAQCEPERMDAEDLLFILYTSGTTGKPKGIVHTTGGYLTQVAATTKYVFDLRDGDVFWCTADIGWVTGHSYVVYGPLACGTTVVMYEGAPDWPERDRFWEICERYQVTILYTAPTAIRAFMKWGTEHPAKHDLSSLRLLGSVGEPINPEAWIWYHEQIGGGRCPVVDTWWQTETGGIMITPLPGVITTKPGSATVPFPGIDAELVDSSGRPMAQGGGFLTLTSPWPGMLRTIYRDDQRYQDTYWSRFPGRYFAGDGAKLDEDGYWWILGRVDDVLNVAGHRIGTMEVESALVDHPAVAEAAVVGKAHELKGQALAAFVIIKDGRAMTPELADELRKHVATKIGAIARPDDIIFAADLPKTRSGKIMRRLLRDVAEGRALGDTTTLADPKVVAKLKEQYEDKE; from the coding sequence ATGACAGACCAACTCGATACCCTGCTGACCGAAGAGCGGCGTTTTCCGCCCTCACCGGCATTCGCCGCCAAGGCGCAGGCGACCGCCGCGACCTACACCGCGGCGCGCACCGATCGGATCGGCTTCTGGGCCGCGCAGGCCGCAGAACTCGAATGGTTCACTCCCTGGCACACCGTCCTCGACTGGAATCCACCGCACGCCAGGTGGTTCCTCGGTGGACAGCTCAACGCGTCGGTGAGCTGCCTCGACCGCCATCTCACCGGGAGCAAGCGCGATCAGGCGGCGCTTCTCTGGGAGGGTGAGCGCGGCGATCGCCGCGTCCTCACCTATGCCCAGCTGCACGCCGACGTCTGCCGCGCGGCGAACGCCTTGCGCGCCCTGGGCGTCAAGCGCGGCGACCGCGTCGCGATCTACCTCCCGATGATCCCGGAGGCGGCGATCGCGATGCTCGCATGCGCCCGGATCGGCGCGGTGCACTCGGTGGTGTTCGGCGGCTTCTCCGCGGAGTCGCTGCGCGATCGGATCAACGACGCCGAAGCGGTCTGCTGCATCACCGCCGACGGCGGCTTTCGCCGAGGCCAGGTGGTGCCGCTCAAGAAATTTGCCGACGAAGCACTGGCAGAATGCCCGACGATTCGGCATTGCCTCGTGGTGCAGCGCGGCGGCGACATCGATCCGGCGGCATGTCCGATGACTGCGGGACGCGATCTCTGGTGGCATGTTGCGATTGACGCGCAATCGGCGCAGTGCGAACCGGAGCGGATGGATGCGGAGGATCTCCTCTTCATCCTCTACACATCGGGGACCACGGGGAAGCCGAAGGGGATTGTTCACACCACCGGCGGATATCTCACCCAGGTTGCCGCGACGACGAAGTACGTCTTCGATCTCCGCGACGGCGACGTCTTCTGGTGCACCGCCGACATCGGCTGGGTCACCGGGCATTCGTATGTCGTCTACGGCCCGCTGGCGTGCGGCACCACGGTGGTGATGTATGAAGGTGCACCAGACTGGCCGGAGCGCGACCGCTTCTGGGAGATCTGTGAGCGTTATCAAGTCACGATTCTCTACACCGCGCCGACGGCGATCCGCGCGTTCATGAAGTGGGGGACCGAGCATCCCGCGAAACACGACCTCTCGTCGCTGCGCCTCCTGGGCTCTGTTGGCGAGCCGATCAACCCCGAAGCGTGGATCTGGTATCACGAACAGATCGGCGGCGGCCGCTGTCCCGTGGTCGATACCTGGTGGCAGACCGAGACCGGCGGCATCATGATCACGCCCCTCCCTGGTGTGATCACCACCAAACCGGGATCGGCGACGGTGCCGTTTCCGGGGATCGATGCAGAACTGGTCGATTCAAGTGGCAGGCCGATGGCACAGGGCGGCGGGTTTCTGACGCTCACGTCGCCGTGGCCGGGGATGCTTCGCACCATCTATCGCGACGACCAGCGATACCAGGACACCTACTGGAGCCGATTCCCGGGACGCTACTTCGCCGGCGACGGCGCGAAGCTCGACGAAGACGGCTACTGGTGGATCCTCGGCCGCGTCGACGACGTGCTCAACGTCGCCGGCCACCGGATCGGGACGATGGAAGTGGAGAGTGCCCTGGTCGATCACCCCGCCGTGGCAGAAGCGGCGGTGGTCGGAAAGGCGCACGAGCTCAAGGGACAGGCGCTCGCGGCGTTCGTGATCATCAAGGACGGTCGCGCCATGACGCCCGAGCTCGCCGACGAATTGCGCAAGCACGTCGCCACCAAGATCGGTGCGATCGCACGGCCGGACGACATCATCTTCGCCGCCGACCTGCCGAAGACGCGTTCAGGAAAGATCATGCGCCGGCTGCTGCGCGACGTGGCGGAGGGACGGGCCCTGGGCGACACCACCACCCTCGCGGATCCCAAGGTGGTGGCGAAGTTGAAGGAGCAGTACGAAGACAAGGAATAG
- the ccmA gene encoding heme ABC exporter ATP-binding protein CcmA, which produces MTPTGTPLVEVRGLGRRFGAVRALRSVDLVIGPGEVVLLAGPNGAGKSTLLRSLAGLSRADTGSVRILDRVLAGNPAARSAVGFLSHQSFLYDDLTARENLRFAATLHGIASSERELTALLDAAGLLQAADTRTGTLSHGLQQRLAIARATLHAPVLLLLDEPFTGLDAASSDLLRSRIADDRARERTVVCVTHQPAEIWELTTRVVVLARGMVVFDGPRPASLDEFAATYRGAII; this is translated from the coding sequence ATGACCCCAACCGGCACCCCTCTCGTCGAGGTCCGTGGGCTCGGCCGCCGTTTCGGCGCGGTCCGGGCGCTCCGGTCGGTCGACCTCGTGATCGGTCCGGGCGAGGTCGTTCTCCTCGCCGGCCCGAACGGCGCCGGGAAGTCGACGCTCCTCCGGTCGCTCGCCGGGTTGTCGCGCGCCGACACCGGCTCGGTGCGAATTCTCGACCGCGTTCTCGCCGGGAATCCGGCGGCTCGAAGCGCGGTGGGATTTCTTTCCCATCAGAGCTTTCTGTACGACGATCTCACTGCGCGGGAGAACCTGCGTTTCGCGGCGACACTGCACGGAATCGCGTCATCGGAGCGCGAACTCACCGCACTCCTCGATGCAGCGGGACTGTTGCAGGCGGCCGACACCCGCACCGGGACGCTGTCGCACGGGTTACAGCAGCGGCTCGCAATTGCGCGCGCCACGCTGCATGCGCCGGTGCTCCTCCTCCTCGACGAACCGTTTACCGGACTCGACGCCGCGTCGTCGGATCTGCTGCGAAGCAGGATCGCCGATGATCGCGCCCGCGAACGGACGGTGGTCTGCGTCACGCATCAACCGGCCGAGATCTGGGAGCTCACCACACGGGTGGTCGTGCTGGCGCGCGGAATGGTTGTCTTCGATGGGCCGCGGCCGGCGTCGCTTGACGAGTTCGCGGCAACGTACCGCGGCGCGATCATATGA